The Euphorbia lathyris chromosome 3, ddEupLath1.1, whole genome shotgun sequence genome contains a region encoding:
- the LOC136224848 gene encoding uncharacterized protein isoform X4 — protein MEKWRKVDSPCHGIDYDRVISIYEWVNSPCHGSEFAGVTPALSWHCWIWFLRPSKFLPNLNSPHRRELPEELSRNVVVLTCESTVEGGSCDVYMIGTSHDKQESCKQIQAVIQSLKPQVVFLELCCQRMNLLTSQNAEVPTMGHMIESSKKKHLNLFGIFLVWSKAQAQCQVGVNCCEFRVACEEVIAYDGEICLGDRHQEITNGRAWARMHLWLKLKAIYLAFFTAKNPFWHKCTRGIFVHERDHGCSCWEGAFGGN, from the exons Atggaaaaatggagaaaa GTGGACTCCCCTTGTCACGGGATTGATTACGACAGGGTCATTTCGATATATGAATGGGTCAACTCACCTTGTCACGGGAGTGAATTCGCCGGAGTTACACCGGCTCTTAGCTGGCACTGTTGGATTTGGTTCCTTCGACCCTCCAAGTTTCTCCCAAATCTTAACTCTCCGCACAGGAGGGAGCTACCGGAGGAACTTTCTAGAAACGTGGTGGTTCTGACGTGCGAGTCAACTGTTGAGGGTGGATCGTGCGACGTGTATATGATTGGCACCAGTCATGATAAGCAG GAATCATGTAAACAAATTCAAGCTGTAATACAATCCTTGAAACCTCAG GTTGTCTTTCTTGAGTTATGTTGTCAACGGATGAATTTGCTTACTTCTCAAAATGCAGAG GTGCCGACTATGGGACACATGATTGAGAGTTCGAAGAAGAAGCATCTTAACCTATTTGGAATATTTCTTGTCTGGTCCAAAGCCCAAGCCCAG TGTCAGGTTGGGGTTAATTGTTGTGAATTTCGTGTGGCTTGTGAAGAAGTAATTGCATATGATGGCGAAATTTGCTTAGGTGATCGGCATCAAGAA ATTACAAATGGGAGGGCATGGGCGAGAATGCATCTTTGGCTTAAGTTAAAGGCCATCTACCTTGCATTTTTTACAGCGAAAAATCCTTTTTGGCACAAGTGCACGCGCGGGATCTTTGTGCATGAGCGAGACCA TGGTTGCAGTTGTTGGGAAGGAGCATTTGGAGGGAATTAA
- the LOC136224848 gene encoding uncharacterized protein isoform X5, translated as MEKWRKVDSPCHGIDYDRVISIYEWVNSPCHGSEFAGVTPALSWHCWIWFLRPSKFLPNLNSPHRRELPEELSRNVVVLTCESTVEGGSCDVYMIGTSHDKQESCKQIQAVIQSLKPQVVFLELCCQRMNLLTSQNAEVPTMGHMIESSKKKHLNLFGIFLVWSKAQAQCQVGVNCCEFRVACEEVIAYDGEICLGDRHQEITNGRAWARMHLWLKLKAIYLAFFTAKNPFWHKCTRGIFVHERDHCWEGAFGGN; from the exons Atggaaaaatggagaaaa GTGGACTCCCCTTGTCACGGGATTGATTACGACAGGGTCATTTCGATATATGAATGGGTCAACTCACCTTGTCACGGGAGTGAATTCGCCGGAGTTACACCGGCTCTTAGCTGGCACTGTTGGATTTGGTTCCTTCGACCCTCCAAGTTTCTCCCAAATCTTAACTCTCCGCACAGGAGGGAGCTACCGGAGGAACTTTCTAGAAACGTGGTGGTTCTGACGTGCGAGTCAACTGTTGAGGGTGGATCGTGCGACGTGTATATGATTGGCACCAGTCATGATAAGCAG GAATCATGTAAACAAATTCAAGCTGTAATACAATCCTTGAAACCTCAG GTTGTCTTTCTTGAGTTATGTTGTCAACGGATGAATTTGCTTACTTCTCAAAATGCAGAG GTGCCGACTATGGGACACATGATTGAGAGTTCGAAGAAGAAGCATCTTAACCTATTTGGAATATTTCTTGTCTGGTCCAAAGCCCAAGCCCAG TGTCAGGTTGGGGTTAATTGTTGTGAATTTCGTGTGGCTTGTGAAGAAGTAATTGCATATGATGGCGAAATTTGCTTAGGTGATCGGCATCAAGAA ATTACAAATGGGAGGGCATGGGCGAGAATGCATCTTTGGCTTAAGTTAAAGGCCATCTACCTTGCATTTTTTACAGCGAAAAATCCTTTTTGGCACAAGTGCACGCGCGGGATCTTTGTGCATGAGCGAGACCA TTGTTGGGAAGGAGCATTTGGAGGGAATTAA
- the LOC136224848 gene encoding uncharacterized protein isoform X2, producing the protein MEKWRKVDSPCHGIDYDRVISIYEWVNSPCHGSEFAGVTPALSWHCWIWFLRPSKFLPNLNSPHRRELPEELSRNVVVLTCESTVEGGSCDVYMIGTSHDKQESCKQIQAVIQSLKPQVVFLELCCQRMNLLTSQNAEVPTMGHMIESSKKKHLNLFGIFLVWSKAQAQCQVGVNCCEFRVACEEVIAYDGEICLGDRHQEITNGRAWARMHLWLKLKAIYLAFFTAKNPFWHKCTRGIFVHERDHEHSSVVAVVGKEHLEGIKKHWK; encoded by the exons Atggaaaaatggagaaaa GTGGACTCCCCTTGTCACGGGATTGATTACGACAGGGTCATTTCGATATATGAATGGGTCAACTCACCTTGTCACGGGAGTGAATTCGCCGGAGTTACACCGGCTCTTAGCTGGCACTGTTGGATTTGGTTCCTTCGACCCTCCAAGTTTCTCCCAAATCTTAACTCTCCGCACAGGAGGGAGCTACCGGAGGAACTTTCTAGAAACGTGGTGGTTCTGACGTGCGAGTCAACTGTTGAGGGTGGATCGTGCGACGTGTATATGATTGGCACCAGTCATGATAAGCAG GAATCATGTAAACAAATTCAAGCTGTAATACAATCCTTGAAACCTCAG GTTGTCTTTCTTGAGTTATGTTGTCAACGGATGAATTTGCTTACTTCTCAAAATGCAGAG GTGCCGACTATGGGACACATGATTGAGAGTTCGAAGAAGAAGCATCTTAACCTATTTGGAATATTTCTTGTCTGGTCCAAAGCCCAAGCCCAG TGTCAGGTTGGGGTTAATTGTTGTGAATTTCGTGTGGCTTGTGAAGAAGTAATTGCATATGATGGCGAAATTTGCTTAGGTGATCGGCATCAAGAA ATTACAAATGGGAGGGCATGGGCGAGAATGCATCTTTGGCTTAAGTTAAAGGCCATCTACCTTGCATTTTTTACAGCGAAAAATCCTTTTTGGCACAAGTGCACGCGCGGGATCTTTGTGCATGAGCGAGACCA TGAACATAGTTCAGTGGTTGCAGTTGTTGGGAAGGAGCATTTGGAGGGAATTAAGAAGCACTGGAAATGA
- the LOC136224848 gene encoding uncharacterized protein isoform X3, which translates to MEKWRKVDSPCHGIDYDRVISIYEWVNSPCHGSEFAGVTPALSWHCWIWFLRPSKFLPNLNSPHRRELPEELSRNVVVLTCESTVEGGSCDVYMIGTSHDKQESCKQIQAVIQSLKPQVVFLELCCQRMNLLTSQNAEVPTMGHMIESSKKKHLNLFGIFLVWSKAQAQCQVGVNCCEFRVACEEVIAYDGEICLGDRHQEITNGRAWARMHLWLKLKAIYLAFFTAKNPFWHKCTRGIFVHERDHSVVAVVGKEHLEGIKKHWK; encoded by the exons Atggaaaaatggagaaaa GTGGACTCCCCTTGTCACGGGATTGATTACGACAGGGTCATTTCGATATATGAATGGGTCAACTCACCTTGTCACGGGAGTGAATTCGCCGGAGTTACACCGGCTCTTAGCTGGCACTGTTGGATTTGGTTCCTTCGACCCTCCAAGTTTCTCCCAAATCTTAACTCTCCGCACAGGAGGGAGCTACCGGAGGAACTTTCTAGAAACGTGGTGGTTCTGACGTGCGAGTCAACTGTTGAGGGTGGATCGTGCGACGTGTATATGATTGGCACCAGTCATGATAAGCAG GAATCATGTAAACAAATTCAAGCTGTAATACAATCCTTGAAACCTCAG GTTGTCTTTCTTGAGTTATGTTGTCAACGGATGAATTTGCTTACTTCTCAAAATGCAGAG GTGCCGACTATGGGACACATGATTGAGAGTTCGAAGAAGAAGCATCTTAACCTATTTGGAATATTTCTTGTCTGGTCCAAAGCCCAAGCCCAG TGTCAGGTTGGGGTTAATTGTTGTGAATTTCGTGTGGCTTGTGAAGAAGTAATTGCATATGATGGCGAAATTTGCTTAGGTGATCGGCATCAAGAA ATTACAAATGGGAGGGCATGGGCGAGAATGCATCTTTGGCTTAAGTTAAAGGCCATCTACCTTGCATTTTTTACAGCGAAAAATCCTTTTTGGCACAAGTGCACGCGCGGGATCTTTGTGCATGAGCGAGACCA TTCAGTGGTTGCAGTTGTTGGGAAGGAGCATTTGGAGGGAATTAAGAAGCACTGGAAATGA
- the LOC136224848 gene encoding uncharacterized protein isoform X1, with product MEKWRKVDSPCHGIDYDRVISIYEWVNSPCHGSEFAGVTPALSWHCWIWFLRPSKFLPNLNSPHRRELPEELSRNVVVLTCESTVEGGSCDVYMIGTSHDKQESCKQIQAVIQSLKPQVVFLELCCQRMNLLTSQNAEVPTMGHMIESSKKKHLNLFGIFLVWSKAQAQCQVGVNCCEFRVACEEVIAYDGEICLGDRHQEITNGRAWARMHLWLKLKAIYLAFFTAKNPFWHKCTRGIFVHERDQSVLLCQPFHLLLLFSSNITFCFATSHLFCFGSEK from the exons Atggaaaaatggagaaaa GTGGACTCCCCTTGTCACGGGATTGATTACGACAGGGTCATTTCGATATATGAATGGGTCAACTCACCTTGTCACGGGAGTGAATTCGCCGGAGTTACACCGGCTCTTAGCTGGCACTGTTGGATTTGGTTCCTTCGACCCTCCAAGTTTCTCCCAAATCTTAACTCTCCGCACAGGAGGGAGCTACCGGAGGAACTTTCTAGAAACGTGGTGGTTCTGACGTGCGAGTCAACTGTTGAGGGTGGATCGTGCGACGTGTATATGATTGGCACCAGTCATGATAAGCAG GAATCATGTAAACAAATTCAAGCTGTAATACAATCCTTGAAACCTCAG GTTGTCTTTCTTGAGTTATGTTGTCAACGGATGAATTTGCTTACTTCTCAAAATGCAGAG GTGCCGACTATGGGACACATGATTGAGAGTTCGAAGAAGAAGCATCTTAACCTATTTGGAATATTTCTTGTCTGGTCCAAAGCCCAAGCCCAG TGTCAGGTTGGGGTTAATTGTTGTGAATTTCGTGTGGCTTGTGAAGAAGTAATTGCATATGATGGCGAAATTTGCTTAGGTGATCGGCATCAAGAA ATTACAAATGGGAGGGCATGGGCGAGAATGCATCTTTGGCTTAAGTTAAAGGCCATCTACCTTGCATTTTTTACAGCGAAAAATCCTTTTTGGCACAAGTGCACGCGCGGGATCTTTGTGCATGAGCGAGACCAGTCAGTATTGCTTTGCCAACCTTTTCATTTGTTATTATTGTTTAGTTCAAATATAACCTTTTGTTTTGCAACTTCCCATCTCTTTTGTTTTGGATCTGAAAAATAA